The following proteins come from a genomic window of Miscanthus floridulus cultivar M001 chromosome 2, ASM1932011v1, whole genome shotgun sequence:
- the LOC136534801 gene encoding MDIS1-interacting receptor like kinase 2-like — MLSNVTRLELGYNLLSGSIPPSIGNLTGLVFMDLSNNQFVGSIRKELGNLVSLRDLRMFANQLSGPLHPEFGNLTDMIYLSLINNSLVAPWPPDVCRGRQLEYFNVAMNMFNGSIPASLRRCKSLQLIEASDNQLTGDISQSFGVYPNLTWVDLSSNRLYGQLSPDWAASTNMVWFDAASNMITGGIPHELSKLTSLARLSLHSNHLSGSIPSEICNLTNLYELSLQGNGLSGRIPSEIGKLGNLQYFDISGNRISGSIPESLGNCIKLVSLKINSNSLTGKFPHEIGKLTSLQTMLDCSSNDLSGALTQNLGNLAMLKVLNISHNQFSGGIPSSFKSMLSLTTLDVSTTI; from the coding sequence ATGCTCTCCAATGTAACTCGTTTGGAGTTGGGATACAACCTTCTGAGTGGCTCCATTCCTCCCAGCATAGGGAACCTTACTGGGCTGGTCTTCATGGACCTGTCAAACAATCAGTTTGTCGGCTCTATTCGCAAGGAGCTCGGCAACCTGGTAAGCCTCAGAGACCTGAGAATGTTTGCTAATCAACTGTCAGGTCCCCTGCACCCTGAATTTGGAAATCTCACTGACATGATTTACCTCTCTTTAATCAATAACTCCCTGGTGGCTCCTTGGCCCCCCGATGTCTGTAGAGGAAGGCAGCTTGAATATTTCAATGTTGCTATGAATATGTTCAATGGTTCCATCCCTGCAAGCTTGAGGAGGTGTAAGAGTTTGCAATTAATTGAGGCGAGTGATAACCAGCTCACCGGAGATATATCTCAGTCGTTCGGGGTTTATCCTAACCTTACCTGGGTAGACCTGTCCTCAAACAGGCTATATGGGCAGCTTTCCCCAGATTGGGCAGCAAGTACTAATATGGTATGGTTTGATGCAGCAAGCAACATGATCACTGGAGGAATACCCCACGAGCTATCAAAATTAACCAGTTTGGCACGACTTTCACTCCATTCCAATCATCTAAGTGGCAGCATCCCATCAGAAATCTGCAATTTAACCAACCTTTACGAACTCAGCTTGCAAGGTAATGGGTTATCAGGAAGGATACCATCTGAAATCGGGAAACTAGGAAACCTACAATACTTTGATATATCTGGGAATAGGATAAGTGGATCGATACCAGAATCTCTAGGAAATTGCATCAAGCTAGTATCCCTGAAGATCAACAGCAATAGCTTGACTGGAAAGTTTCCTCATGAAATAGGAAAATTGACCAGTTTACAAACTATGCTGGACTGTAGCAGCAATGACCTCAGTGGAGCTCTGACACAAAATCTTGGGAACTTAGCAATGCTGAAAGTCCTCAATATATCCCACAATCAATTCAGTGGAGGCATTCCATCTTCTTTTAAGAGTATGCTCAGCTTGACAACTCTTGATGTATCTACAACAATTTAG